A window of Christiangramia forsetii KT0803 contains these coding sequences:
- the panC gene encoding pantoate--beta-alanine ligase, producing MQVFREKQLLIQAIQKVKSDGKSIGLVPTMGALHEGHLSLVTNALKDSDQVIVSIFVNPTQFDNPEDLEKYPRNLNKDIELLEKETSDIWVFSPTANELYGDKILSQNFDFEGLESVMEGEFRAGHFNGVGTVVKHLFEVITPDKAFFGEKDFQQLQIIRKLIEKTGLPVEIVGCPILREDSGLARSSRNERLSFQNRKEAAFIYEVLQNANRLFGTESAEHTTNWVENQFKNNQHLKLEYFEIADSETLKKVNKKEKGKQYRAFIAAYSDGIRLIDNIALNN from the coding sequence ATGCAGGTTTTTAGGGAGAAACAACTACTTATACAGGCTATTCAGAAGGTAAAATCTGATGGTAAAAGCATTGGATTAGTTCCAACAATGGGAGCTCTCCATGAGGGACACCTGTCTTTGGTGACAAATGCTTTAAAAGATTCAGATCAGGTTATAGTAAGTATTTTTGTAAATCCTACACAGTTTGATAACCCTGAAGATCTTGAGAAATATCCTAGAAATTTAAATAAAGATATCGAGCTGTTAGAAAAGGAAACTTCAGATATCTGGGTATTTTCGCCTACTGCAAATGAATTATATGGAGATAAGATACTTTCCCAAAATTTCGATTTTGAAGGACTAGAATCTGTGATGGAAGGTGAATTTAGAGCGGGTCATTTTAATGGTGTTGGCACGGTAGTTAAGCATCTTTTTGAAGTTATTACTCCTGATAAAGCATTTTTCGGGGAAAAAGATTTTCAACAATTACAGATAATCAGGAAATTAATTGAAAAGACAGGTCTTCCGGTAGAAATAGTTGGATGTCCTATCTTAAGAGAAGATTCAGGACTTGCAAGGTCCTCCAGAAATGAACGTCTAAGTTTTCAAAACCGGAAAGAAGCTGCTTTTATTTATGAAGTCCTGCAAAATGCCAACCGTCTATTTGGCACAGAAAGTGCAGAACATACCACGAATTGGGTAGAAAATCAATTTAAAAATAATCAGCATCTTAAATTGGAGTATTTTGAAATTGCCGATTCAGAGACTTTGAAAAAAGTAAACAAAAAAGAAAAAGGAAAACAATACAGAGCGTTTATTGCTGCTTATTCCGATGGAATAAGGTTGATAGATAATATTGCTTTGAACAACTAA